From a region of the Burkholderia lata genome:
- a CDS encoding BON domain-containing protein: MKRIGIAGWLTLLLATSAFAQSGDTDAPEARRNWYNDPFIALSRDVAECPLPLGPWMTRAEMTDDAHYRAERGTTCWLAHRCTKPNSYMYDAPIADAVKAHFAGSDRLHGTSLWITVQRRFIYVEGCADTAFDRQALQRELEALPDVEQVFVRITDDPRKSLPYKARGQPGRTPN, translated from the coding sequence ATGAAACGGATCGGCATCGCAGGGTGGCTGACCCTGCTGCTGGCGACCTCTGCGTTCGCGCAGTCCGGCGACACCGATGCGCCCGAGGCACGGCGCAACTGGTACAACGATCCGTTCATCGCGCTGTCGCGGGACGTGGCCGAATGCCCGTTGCCGCTCGGCCCGTGGATGACCCGGGCCGAGATGACGGACGACGCGCATTACCGTGCCGAACGCGGCACCACCTGCTGGCTCGCGCATCGCTGTACGAAGCCGAATTCGTATATGTATGACGCGCCGATCGCCGACGCCGTGAAGGCGCACTTCGCCGGCTCCGATCGGCTGCATGGCACGAGCCTGTGGATCACCGTGCAGCGACGTTTCATTTACGTCGAAGGATGTGCCGACACGGCGTTCGATCGACAGGCGTTGCAGCGCGAACTCGAGGCGCTTCCGGACGTCGAGCAGGTGTTCGTTCGCATCACCGACGATCCGCGCAAGAGCCTGCCGTACAAGGCGCGCGGGCAACCCGGCCGTACGCCGAACTGA